A window of the Coprobacter fastidiosus genome harbors these coding sequences:
- a CDS encoding BatD family protein produces the protein MIKKAKFTVFIFFLISVATYGRNNVRFELIVPEKVEVGKTFKAVFVLKNAQGENFNLPIVKNCELVYGPEVSRNGGFSFWGRTPIETVYTLILKAKKTGKVKFPSASVDVNGNVLKTKKVKIKILPESEKTREKRFNEAQRKYQSI, from the coding sequence ATGATAAAAAAAGCAAAATTCACTGTGTTCATATTTTTTCTCATAAGTGTTGCGACTTATGGAAGAAATAATGTGCGTTTTGAATTGATTGTCCCGGAAAAAGTAGAAGTGGGGAAAACATTTAAGGCTGTTTTTGTTTTAAAAAATGCACAAGGAGAAAATTTTAATCTTCCTATAGTAAAAAATTGCGAATTGGTTTACGGACCAGAGGTTTCTCGCAATGGAGGTTTTTCGTTTTGGGGGCGTACTCCGATCGAAACGGTATATACATTGATATTGAAGGCAAAGAAGACTGGAAAAGTTAAGTTCCCTTCTGCTTCAGTAGATGTAAATGGTAATGTTTTGAAGACAAAAAAAGTAAAAATAAAAATATTGCCGGAGAGTGAAAAAACTCGTGAAAAGAGGTTTAATGAAGCTCAACGGAAATATCAGTCTATATAA
- a CDS encoding HU family DNA-binding protein, whose amino-acid sequence MEHKQFIEELQSRLGKDKKEIDNLFSDMLQILKDRCGQMDTLSIQGFGTFEPRKKMERVSVNPATGKRMLIPPKIVLGFKPGTVIKNRLKDISGDEQ is encoded by the coding sequence GTGGAACATAAACAATTTATAGAAGAACTTCAAAGCAGATTGGGAAAAGATAAAAAAGAAATAGATAATCTTTTTTCGGATATGTTGCAAATATTAAAAGATCGTTGCGGCCAGATGGATACATTGTCTATACAAGGATTCGGGACTTTTGAGCCTCGGAAAAAAATGGAACGGGTATCAGTAAATCCTGCAACCGGCAAACGAATGCTTATTCCTCCCAAAATAGTATTGGGTTTTAAACCGGGAACGGTAATCAAAAATCGATTAAAAGATATTTCTGGAGATGAACAATAA
- a CDS encoding vWA domain-containing protein — MFRFAQPEYLYFLLIVPLIWVLYFYSVYKKKKNLAKFGHVKTLEPLMPDVSKYKPGTKFFLQQLALIVLVFLIARPQMGAKVETVRKQGVEIVVALDVSNSMLARDINPSRLEKAKMMLSKLVDELDNDKVGLIVFAGDAYTQLPITSDFVSAKMFLSSIDPNMVPTQGTAIGRAISLAMNSFTPDESADKAIIVITDGENHEDDAVAMAAEAAKKGIRVDVIGIGSPQGSPIPMSNESSDFRKDNEGNVVITKLNEQMGQEIAKAGEGIYVTADNTNSALRALTSQIKKMKKSDIESKVYSEYDEQFQGLAWIVLLLLLVDIFILDRKNEWMKKFNFFTK; from the coding sequence ATGTTTCGATTTGCACAACCAGAATATTTATATTTTCTTCTTATAGTACCGCTAATATGGGTGCTTTACTTTTATAGTGTGTACAAAAAAAAGAAAAATTTGGCAAAGTTTGGTCATGTAAAAACACTTGAACCTTTGATGCCGGATGTTTCAAAATATAAACCGGGAACAAAGTTCTTTTTACAACAGTTGGCATTGATTGTTTTGGTATTTTTGATTGCCAGACCTCAAATGGGAGCAAAAGTGGAGACTGTGAGAAAACAAGGTGTAGAAATAGTAGTGGCGTTGGATGTTTCTAATTCGATGTTGGCTCGTGATATTAATCCGAGTCGTTTGGAAAAAGCCAAGATGATGTTATCTAAGTTGGTCGATGAATTGGATAACGATAAAGTCGGATTAATCGTGTTTGCCGGAGATGCATATACGCAATTACCGATAACTTCAGATTTTGTTTCGGCAAAAATGTTTTTGTCCAGTATCGATCCCAATATGGTTCCTACTCAAGGGACAGCAATAGGAAGGGCGATTAGTTTGGCAATGAATTCGTTTACTCCGGATGAAAGTGCCGATAAAGCGATTATCGTGATTACAGATGGAGAAAATCATGAAGATGATGCGGTTGCAATGGCTGCAGAAGCTGCAAAAAAAGGTATTCGTGTGGATGTGATCGGAATAGGTTCTCCACAAGGATCTCCTATTCCGATGAGTAATGAAAGTAGTGATTTCAGAAAAGACAATGAGGGAAATGTTGTCATTACTAAATTGAATGAACAGATGGGACAAGAAATTGCTAAAGCCGGAGAGGGTATTTATGTAACGGCGGATAATACGAACAGCGCTTTGCGGGCTCTGACCAGCCAGATAAAAAAAATGAAAAAATCAGATATCGAAAGTAAAGTATATTCGGAATATGACGAACAGTTTCAAGGACTTGCTTGGATTGTACTTTTGTTGTTGCTGGTTGATATTTTTATTTTAGATCGGAAAAACGAGTGGATGAAGAAATTTAATTTCTTTACTAAATAA
- a CDS encoding vWA domain-containing protein produces the protein MIFANPLYLWLLLLLLPAIVWYIMKQKKAQASLQVSSTFAFDKLPTTYKAYLRHLRFILRLGVVACVIVALARPQSTDKWENQTTEGVDIVVALDISTSMLARDFKPNRIDAAKDVAAQFITGRTHDNIGLVIFAGESFTMCPMTTDHAVLLNLLKDVQCGMIADMTAIGDGLATAVNRIKDGPAKSKTIILLTDGTNNAGDIAPVTAAQIAKSFGIRVYTIGVGTQGTAPYPVQTPYGIEYQNIPVEIDEVTLKQIASTTGGEYFRATNKGVLKNIFSEIDKLEKTKLTVTEFSRREENFMPWAMMALILLICEIVLRNTLLRNIP, from the coding sequence ATGATATTTGCGAATCCTCTATATTTATGGTTGTTACTTTTGCTTCTTCCGGCAATAGTCTGGTATATTATGAAGCAAAAAAAAGCCCAAGCCTCATTGCAGGTTTCGTCAACTTTCGCTTTTGATAAATTGCCGACGACTTATAAGGCTTATTTGCGACATTTGCGTTTTATTTTGCGTTTAGGCGTTGTTGCATGTGTGATTGTAGCGTTGGCCCGTCCTCAATCGACAGATAAGTGGGAAAACCAAACGACAGAAGGGGTTGATATTGTCGTCGCTTTAGATATATCGACAAGTATGTTGGCACGAGATTTTAAGCCCAATCGTATCGATGCGGCAAAAGATGTTGCGGCACAATTTATAACCGGGCGTACGCATGATAATATCGGGTTGGTAATATTTGCAGGAGAAAGTTTTACAATGTGTCCGATGACTACAGATCATGCCGTCTTGTTGAACTTATTGAAAGATGTTCAGTGCGGTATGATTGCCGATATGACAGCCATCGGAGACGGACTCGCAACAGCTGTAAATCGTATTAAAGACGGTCCGGCAAAGTCGAAGACGATAATATTGTTAACAGATGGTACTAACAATGCTGGGGATATTGCTCCGGTTACGGCTGCACAGATTGCAAAATCGTTCGGTATTCGAGTATATACGATTGGAGTAGGGACACAAGGAACTGCTCCGTATCCGGTTCAGACCCCGTATGGTATCGAATATCAGAATATTCCAGTAGAAATAGATGAAGTTACTTTGAAACAAATTGCCTCTACTACGGGAGGAGAATATTTCAGGGCTACGAATAAAGGTGTTTTGAAAAATATATTCTCAGAAATCGACAAGTTGGAAAAAACAAAATTGACGGTAACGGAATTTAGCCGTAGAGAAGAGAACTTTATGCCGTGGGCAATGATGGCTCTGATTTTGTTGATTTGTGAGATTGTTTTGAGAAATACTCTATTAAGAAACATTCCTTAA
- a CDS encoding HU family DNA-binding protein, translating to MNNKITMPDLADLLAQKARCTKKDAELFLKEFFGLASEVISKGEPLKINGLGVFKAIWVEKRASVNIQTGLPFEIPGHYKLTFIPDKNLKEAVNAPFACFEAEILPDDVMTDAALTEEEDEESEDLLDFDEDEVGVIDGDEAATKTVTLTSHEDRDEKEKYSSSKSESVSESVNEEKNTDERDVSLQPLQKFVQPENIDIKGEFRRRTKMGYISGFLSACLLISLLALGWLYFDKADSYKEVNLTMHPVTFTIKKNKTDVNENKDSLSVVETMVTDSIKATAVMKRKSNAVDEVVKQRSDVRDEEKYQNVDSVDLQQHQKEVEEPKIPVTEVVKPGIFLTTISLKHYGHKTFWVYIYEENKMKIKNPNNVPIGTVLVIPDPDKYGINSGNKESVDKAKALAAEILKRYEK from the coding sequence ATGAACAATAAAATAACTATGCCCGATTTGGCGGATCTTCTTGCTCAAAAGGCCAGATGTACCAAGAAAGATGCAGAACTTTTTTTAAAGGAGTTCTTTGGGTTGGCGTCTGAAGTTATCTCCAAAGGAGAACCTTTGAAAATTAATGGGTTAGGTGTTTTTAAAGCTATCTGGGTAGAGAAGAGGGCTAGTGTCAATATCCAAACGGGATTGCCTTTTGAAATCCCCGGACATTATAAATTGACTTTTATTCCGGATAAAAATCTTAAAGAAGCGGTTAATGCTCCGTTCGCTTGTTTTGAAGCGGAAATCCTTCCTGATGATGTCATGACCGATGCCGCCTTGACAGAGGAGGAAGATGAGGAGAGTGAAGATCTTTTGGATTTTGATGAGGATGAGGTCGGTGTGATAGATGGCGATGAAGCTGCAACGAAAACTGTAACTTTGACTTCTCATGAAGATCGTGACGAAAAGGAAAAATATTCTTCATCGAAATCTGAAAGTGTTTCGGAATCTGTTAATGAGGAAAAAAATACAGATGAAAGGGATGTTTCATTACAGCCTTTGCAGAAGTTTGTCCAGCCTGAAAATATAGATATAAAAGGTGAATTTAGACGCCGTACCAAAATGGGGTATATTTCAGGATTTCTGTCTGCTTGTCTTCTTATTTCATTGCTCGCTTTGGGTTGGTTATATTTTGATAAAGCGGATTCGTATAAAGAAGTGAATCTGACAATGCATCCCGTGACTTTTACCATAAAAAAGAATAAAACGGACGTAAATGAGAACAAAGATTCTTTGTCAGTTGTTGAAACGATGGTAACAGATTCTATAAAAGCGACGGCAGTAATGAAACGGAAGTCGAATGCGGTGGATGAAGTTGTAAAGCAAAGGAGTGATGTCCGAGATGAAGAAAAATATCAGAATGTTGATTCGGTAGATTTGCAACAACATCAAAAAGAAGTAGAAGAACCGAAAATCCCGGTTACTGAAGTTGTAAAGCCCGGCATTTTTTTGACAACTATTTCGTTAAAACATTACGGACACAAGACTTTTTGGGTTTATATCTATGAGGAAAATAAAATGAAAATAAAGAACCCGAATAATGTTCCGATTGGTACGGTCTTGGTTATTCCCGATCCGGATAAATATGGAATAAATTCGGGAAATAAAGAGTCTGTTGATAAAGCAAAGGCTCTCGCGGCGGAAATATTGAAAAGATATGAAAAATGA
- the ppk1 gene encoding polyphosphate kinase 1 codes for MDENRIFFKRDISWLSFNYRVLSESKNKKLPIFERIKFLSIFSSNLEEFYKIRISEYRQTIAQENNEPELKSRAKATLYEINKEVSRQMQDFFFIFRDEILPELARNNIILYQGEQPIIEMHRAFIRNYFYDEIFPFLQPVLILKDDISSFLRDNRLYLVIKLYKKSNAELCYALIKIPFSKVPRFISLPSIGETHYLMFIDDAIGYNLDIVFPGFIVDSYYSIRISRDADFSIDPHRNYDLVKEIQKSVKKRKTGRANRMVYNHRMPADMLQYLCETYHIPESQCIPAGRYLTLEDLIKLPNPGSPSLSSRTFSPMRVALFDRSGSMFKVIKNQDILLHYPYQSFDYLIRFLTEAAYDPKVDEIKITQYRVAEESAVVNALITAAKNGKRVTVFVELKARFDEENNIATSERMKKYGIKIIYSTPGLKVHAKVALILRRSERGENIEKSFAYLSTGNFNEKTAKIYSDMGLFTYNTTLIQDLNLLFNILEGKTAYPHFEQLIVSPFNMLSSLKEKIAREIELARQGKQAYLILKMNGLQDEEMIRLLYDASEAGVKIDLIIRGICCLVPNQPYSRNIKIIRIIDKFLEHTRIWYFNSDGKEEVFLSSADWMKRNLSRRIETAFPITNEQIKQKIIKILRLQLQDNTQACIIDENLQNIPVVENSEKPVRAQQEIYELLKNEAESTTHI; via the coding sequence ATGGACGAGAATCGAATTTTTTTTAAAAGAGATATCAGTTGGTTATCTTTTAATTATCGGGTTCTATCAGAATCCAAAAATAAAAAATTACCAATATTCGAAAGAATTAAATTTTTATCTATATTCTCTTCGAACTTAGAGGAATTTTACAAAATACGCATATCGGAATATCGTCAAACCATTGCTCAGGAAAACAACGAACCCGAGCTAAAATCTCGCGCAAAAGCGACTTTATATGAAATCAACAAAGAGGTAAGTCGACAAATGCAAGATTTCTTTTTTATATTTCGAGATGAAATATTACCAGAACTCGCCCGAAATAATATCATTTTATACCAAGGAGAACAACCTATAATAGAAATGCACCGAGCTTTTATCCGAAACTATTTTTATGACGAAATATTCCCTTTTTTACAACCCGTTCTAATTTTAAAAGATGATATTTCGTCTTTTTTGCGGGATAACAGACTTTATTTGGTCATAAAACTTTATAAAAAAAGCAATGCCGAACTATGTTATGCTCTAATAAAAATTCCGTTTTCCAAAGTCCCCAGATTCATTTCTCTTCCGTCTATCGGAGAAACTCATTATTTGATGTTCATAGACGATGCAATCGGATACAATCTAGACATCGTATTTCCGGGATTTATCGTAGATTCTTATTATAGTATTCGAATATCCCGAGATGCAGACTTTTCAATCGATCCTCATCGGAATTATGATCTGGTGAAAGAGATCCAAAAAAGCGTAAAAAAGAGAAAAACGGGAAGAGCAAACCGCATGGTTTACAATCATAGAATGCCGGCAGATATGCTCCAATATTTATGTGAAACATATCATATCCCGGAATCTCAGTGTATTCCGGCCGGACGTTATTTGACGTTGGAAGACCTTATCAAACTTCCTAATCCAGGTTCTCCCAGTCTCTCATCCCGAACATTCTCCCCCATGCGGGTTGCTCTATTCGACCGATCAGGTTCGATGTTCAAGGTCATAAAAAACCAAGATATCTTATTGCACTACCCTTATCAATCGTTCGACTATCTAATCCGTTTCCTTACCGAAGCCGCCTATGATCCTAAAGTCGATGAGATAAAGATCACCCAATATAGGGTTGCTGAGGAATCGGCAGTAGTAAATGCTCTTATCACTGCTGCGAAAAACGGGAAAAGAGTCACGGTCTTCGTAGAGTTGAAAGCCCGATTTGATGAAGAAAACAATATCGCCACTTCTGAACGAATGAAAAAATATGGAATAAAAATAATATATAGTACTCCCGGATTGAAAGTTCATGCAAAAGTGGCATTGATTCTACGCCGTTCGGAAAGAGGTGAAAATATTGAAAAAAGTTTTGCTTATTTGAGTACCGGAAATTTTAATGAAAAAACAGCCAAGATATATTCTGATATGGGCTTGTTTACTTATAATACGACACTGATACAAGATTTGAATTTATTGTTCAACATCCTTGAAGGTAAAACCGCATATCCTCATTTCGAGCAATTAATTGTATCTCCGTTTAACATGCTTTCTTCATTAAAAGAAAAAATAGCCCGCGAGATCGAACTCGCAAGGCAGGGAAAACAGGCATATCTCATTTTGAAAATGAACGGCCTACAAGATGAAGAAATGATCAGATTATTATATGATGCCAGTGAAGCAGGAGTAAAAATAGATTTAATTATTCGAGGCATCTGTTGCCTCGTTCCCAACCAGCCGTATAGCCGGAACATAAAAATTATTCGCATTATCGACAAGTTTTTGGAGCATACCCGCATTTGGTACTTTAACTCCGATGGTAAAGAGGAAGTTTTCCTAAGCTCTGCCGACTGGATGAAAAGGAATCTGAGTCGCCGGATAGAAACTGCATTTCCCATCACAAATGAACAGATAAAACAAAAAATCATAAAGATATTACGACTTCAATTACAGGATAATACTCAGGCCTGTATTATCGATGAAAATCTACAAAATATTCCTGTAGTCGAAAATTCTGAAAAACCGGTAAGAGCTCAACAAGAAATATACGAACTTCTAAAAAATGAAGCCGAATCTACTACTCATATCTGA
- a CDS encoding AAA family ATPase — translation MSQTVDIRELNELIASKSSFVNMITMGMDQVIVGQKHLVDSLLIGLLSNGHILLEGVPGLAKTLAIKTLASLIDAKYNRIQFTPDLLPADVIGTMVYSQAKEQFQVKKGPVFANFVLADEINRAPAKVQSALLEAMQERQVTIGEETYKLDDPFLVLATQNPIEQEGTYPLPEAQVDRFMLKVIIGYPKKEEERLIIRQNISGERAKVQPVLKAEEIIETRNIVRKVYIDEKIERYIVDIVFATRFPQDYGLGDIKDMISFGASPRASINLALAARSYAFLKQRGYVIPEDVRAVCHDVMRHRIGLSYEAEANNVTSEEVISEILNKVEVP, via the coding sequence ATGAGTCAAACAGTTGATATTCGAGAACTTAATGAACTTATTGCCAGCAAAAGTTCTTTTGTCAATATGATTACAATGGGCATGGATCAGGTCATTGTGGGGCAAAAACATCTTGTGGATTCTCTTTTAATCGGATTGTTGTCTAACGGACATATTTTGTTAGAAGGTGTTCCCGGATTGGCAAAGACATTGGCTATTAAGACACTTGCTTCATTAATTGATGCTAAGTATAATCGTATTCAGTTCACTCCCGATTTACTTCCGGCCGATGTGATCGGTACGATGGTATATAGTCAGGCAAAAGAGCAGTTTCAGGTAAAGAAAGGGCCTGTTTTTGCAAATTTCGTTTTGGCAGATGAAATAAACCGTGCACCGGCAAAAGTACAGAGTGCTTTGTTAGAGGCGATGCAGGAACGTCAGGTGACAATCGGAGAGGAAACTTATAAATTGGATGATCCGTTTCTTGTCTTGGCTACTCAAAACCCGATCGAACAAGAAGGTACATATCCTCTGCCTGAAGCACAAGTTGACCGTTTCATGTTGAAGGTAATCATAGGTTATCCTAAAAAAGAAGAAGAAAGATTGATTATCCGTCAGAATATATCCGGAGAAAGAGCCAAAGTTCAACCTGTATTAAAGGCTGAGGAAATTATCGAGACGCGTAATATCGTCCGGAAAGTATATATAGATGAGAAAATCGAACGCTATATCGTTGACATCGTATTTGCAACTCGTTTTCCTCAAGACTATGGTTTGGGAGATATAAAGGATATGATTTCATTCGGAGCTTCGCCACGTGCATCTATCAATCTGGCTTTAGCAGCTCGTTCGTATGCATTCTTGAAACAACGAGGATATGTGATTCCTGAAGACGTTCGTGCTGTATGTCATGACGTGATGCGGCATCGCATCGGTTTAAGTTATGAGGCAGAAGCAAACAATGTTACGTCTGAGGAGGTGATCAGTGAAATATTGAATAAGGTAGAAGTTCCCTAA
- a CDS encoding tetratricopeptide repeat protein translates to MKYIIMIVSLCCFTVLSAQNSAKEPMSSSKEVNKKAERNSIRGGNKLYSDEKYTESEIEYRKALDANPDSWMGMYNLGNSLFRQGKYEAAFEQYKKAATLETDSIKSAQAWYNMGNVFMQDKKYAESIDAYKNALRRNPKDDEARYNLRLAQLLLKKQQQDQKNQDQNKNQNKDNKDQKDQNKDNKDQDKNQQQNPKDNKQDKKDQDKQQSSSPQMSKENAQQILDAMQQDERNTQEKVRKAMMQQQKRKKTDKEW, encoded by the coding sequence ATGAAATATATAATAATGATAGTTTCATTGTGTTGTTTTACCGTACTTTCTGCTCAGAATTCGGCAAAAGAACCTATGTCCTCAAGTAAAGAAGTAAATAAAAAAGCTGAACGAAACAGCATTCGTGGCGGAAATAAACTATATTCCGATGAGAAATATACCGAATCGGAAATTGAGTACAGAAAGGCATTGGATGCCAATCCCGACTCATGGATGGGAATGTATAATTTGGGAAATTCATTGTTTCGTCAAGGAAAATATGAAGCAGCTTTCGAACAATATAAAAAAGCGGCGACATTGGAAACCGATAGTATAAAAAGTGCTCAAGCTTGGTACAACATGGGAAATGTATTTATGCAGGATAAAAAATATGCTGAGAGTATAGATGCGTATAAAAATGCATTGCGGCGTAATCCGAAAGATGACGAAGCACGCTATAATTTGCGTTTGGCTCAGTTGCTTTTAAAGAAACAACAACAAGACCAAAAAAATCAGGATCAAAATAAAAATCAGAATAAGGATAATAAAGACCAAAAAGACCAAAATAAAGATAATAAGGACCAAGATAAAAATCAACAGCAAAATCCTAAAGACAATAAACAGGATAAGAAAGACCAGGATAAACAACAATCATCTTCTCCTCAAATGTCTAAAGAAAATGCACAACAGATATTGGATGCTATGCAGCAAGATGAACGGAATACTCAAGAAAAAGTCCGTAAAGCTATGATGCAACAGCAGAAACGAAAGAAGACGGACAAGGAATGGTAA
- a CDS encoding LPXTG cell wall anchor domain-containing protein has translation MKDIYKELLMKFFAVVSAIFIVCPVFAGDPVVRARMDSASIWMGEQTRIHLELVQDKNKMISMPVLNDTLVTGVEILNVSKPDTVLLGNDRIQINRDILVTSFDSGFYYIPPFRYILNNDTFSTQTLSLKVVPVEVDTTQAAIDIKGVQEPPFVLFDYISDTLLTIIGIIILLALIVAGYLYYRKKKRPEEKTVSPEDLLPPHERALKALAVLKEDKLWQNGQEKEYYTRLTEILREYIDDRFHINAMEMTSSQILSVLRSNKETKAVDTQLKQILEMADFVKFAKMRPLPDDNEATMRDAITFVEETKVVEEQPSTNEEKKENGVQIDGDKTSISGSDKKDEL, from the coding sequence ATGAAAGATATTTATAAGGAATTATTGATGAAGTTTTTCGCAGTGGTGTCGGCTATCTTTATAGTTTGTCCGGTTTTTGCCGGAGACCCTGTCGTTCGAGCTCGAATGGATTCGGCATCTATATGGATGGGAGAGCAGACGCGGATACATCTGGAACTCGTACAGGATAAAAATAAAATGATTTCTATGCCGGTTTTAAATGATACATTGGTTACCGGAGTAGAAATATTGAATGTTTCGAAGCCTGACACCGTGTTGTTGGGCAATGATCGCATTCAAATCAATAGAGATATTTTAGTAACCTCTTTTGATTCGGGTTTCTATTATATACCGCCATTTCGGTATATTTTAAACAATGATACATTTTCTACTCAGACATTGAGTTTGAAAGTCGTTCCGGTAGAAGTTGATACGACTCAGGCTGCAATTGATATAAAAGGAGTACAAGAGCCTCCGTTTGTATTGTTCGATTATATTTCGGATACACTTCTTACAATTATAGGTATCATTATTTTATTGGCTTTGATCGTTGCCGGATATCTTTATTATAGGAAGAAAAAGAGACCCGAAGAGAAGACTGTTTCTCCGGAGGATCTGTTGCCTCCACACGAGCGTGCATTAAAAGCTTTGGCGGTTTTAAAGGAAGATAAACTTTGGCAGAATGGGCAGGAAAAAGAGTACTATACTCGGTTAACTGAGATTTTGCGTGAATATATTGATGATCGTTTTCATATTAATGCAATGGAGATGACATCATCTCAGATTTTGTCTGTTTTGCGTTCTAATAAAGAGACTAAAGCTGTTGATACACAGTTAAAACAAATTTTGGAAATGGCTGATTTTGTGAAATTTGCAAAAATGAGACCACTTCCGGATGATAATGAAGCAACAATGCGGGATGCAATAACTTTTGTTGAAGAGACGAAAGTCGTTGAAGAACAGCCCTCTACAAACGAAGAGAAAAAAGAAAACGGAGTACAGATCGATGGAGATAAAACCTCTATATCCGGTTCTGATAAAAAAGATGAATTATGA
- a CDS encoding DUF58 domain-containing protein translates to METTELLKKVRQIEIKTRGLSRNIFAGQYHTAFKGRGMAFSEVREYQFGDDVRDIDWNVTARHHKPYIKVFEEERELTVMLLIDVSGSRNFGAVGESKKEVITEIAATLAFSAIQNNDKIGVIFFSDQIEKFIPPKKGKKHILYIIRELIDFQPEHTGTNLSLVLEYLTNAIKKRCTAFFISDFITEENFKNALSIANRKHDVVAVQVYDKRETELPNVGLMKMQDSERGEEKWIDTSSKRVRDTYSQWWSQRQSRVLDAARKSRVDITAIATDENYVLALMNLFKHRG, encoded by the coding sequence ATGGAGACGACAGAATTATTAAAAAAAGTCCGCCAGATCGAAATAAAGACGCGGGGACTATCCCGTAATATCTTTGCGGGGCAGTACCATACGGCTTTTAAAGGGAGAGGTATGGCCTTTTCCGAAGTTCGGGAATATCAGTTTGGAGATGATGTTCGGGATATCGATTGGAATGTAACAGCCCGTCATCACAAACCTTATATCAAAGTTTTTGAAGAAGAGCGGGAGTTAACAGTTATGTTGCTTATCGATGTTTCCGGTAGCCGTAATTTCGGTGCTGTAGGTGAATCGAAAAAGGAGGTGATAACTGAAATTGCCGCAACATTGGCATTTTCTGCAATACAAAATAACGACAAAATAGGAGTCATCTTTTTTTCGGATCAAATAGAGAAATTTATTCCGCCGAAAAAAGGAAAGAAGCACATTCTCTATATTATTCGGGAGTTAATCGATTTTCAGCCTGAACACACGGGCACGAATTTGTCTTTGGTATTAGAATATCTGACTAATGCTATCAAAAAAAGATGTACGGCATTTTTTATCTCGGATTTTATTACCGAAGAAAATTTTAAAAATGCTTTATCGATAGCCAACCGTAAGCATGATGTCGTAGCTGTTCAGGTGTATGATAAGAGAGAGACCGAACTTCCGAATGTCGGATTGATGAAAATGCAGGACTCCGAACGGGGTGAGGAAAAGTGGATCGATACTTCTTCCAAGAGGGTGAGAGATACATACTCGCAATGGTGGTCTCAACGTCAAAGTCGTGTGTTGGATGCTGCTCGCAAGAGCAGAGTCGATATAACTGCTATCGCTACGGATGAAAATTACGTATTGGCTTTGATGAATCTGTTTAAGCATAGGGGATGA